TTATGACTCACATCCATCTTTTCTTTCACACTTGCTGACATCACTGGTTTTGTAAAACTAGGCCATCCACATCCACTATCAAATTTATCTAGAGAAGTAAACAACGGCTCACCTGAAACGATGTCTACATAAAGACCTTCCTCTTTATGGTTCCAATACTCATTTCGAAATGGTGGTTCTGTACCATTTTCCTGTGTTACATAATACTGCATCTCATTGAGTTTTTCTTTTAAATGAGCATTATCCTTTGGCCAATGTTGCTTAATAAAAGCATCTCGTCCTGAGCCTTTACGATATAACTCATAGCGGAATGTGTTTTTCTTATGGTATCCTTGGTGATATTCTTCAGCTGGATAAAATGTAGCTGCTGGTAGTATTTTTGTCGCAATTGGTTTTGAAAAGCGTCCACTCTGCTCAAGCTCTTCTTTTGAGGCCTCTGCTTTTTTATGTTGTTCTTCATTATGATAAAAAATCACCGTTTCATAAGACTGTCCGCGGTCGTGGAATTGTCCACCAATATCGGTCGGATCAATTTGTCTCCAATATATATTTAACAATTCCTCATACGGCATTTTATTTGCATCAAATGTAATTTGTACTGCCTCATAATGTCCCGTCGTTTCTGAACATACTTCTTTATACGTTGGATTCTCTTTATGACCACCTGTGTAGCCAGAAACAACCTTTATAATCCCTTCCATCTCTTCAAATGGCGAAACCATACACCAGAAGCACCCTCCAGCAAATGTAGCCAATTCTACCTTTTCATTTACAGCCATTACTTCACCCCTATTCTATGTTCTGCTTACAGTATGGCATAAGAAACATCATATTATAAAAGAAAAAGCACCGAACATCGATGCTTTTTCTTTACTTCACTTTATTTTTTCCAACAT
This DNA window, taken from Bacillus cereus ATCC 14579, encodes the following:
- the msrB gene encoding peptide-methionine (R)-S-oxide reductase MsrB, translated to MKQHWPKDNAHLKEKLNEMQYYVTQENGTEPPFRNEYWNHKEEGLYVDIVSGEPLFTSLDKFDSGCGWPSFTKPVMSASVKEKMDVSHNMTRTEVRSKEGDSHLGHVFPDGPGPNGLRYCINSAALRFIPKEELEKEGYSDFLILFGNKK